In Rhipicephalus sanguineus isolate Rsan-2018 chromosome 1, BIME_Rsan_1.4, whole genome shotgun sequence, the DNA window gcgtagcatttctcttcgcgtttcacgacgctttgaaggagtgcatatggagtatcagtgtttattatgtgcttgttgatgtcatatttgcgcggaattcaccccatatgcggtgtccacgtatatgttaagaacttcagctaccgcgaagtttaaatcatgatcatgggcgttagtggtcggtacggagatgtgccactagacgtcaacgtgagtgcgtccaccataaagcggtgctatatctgccaaacaacagtggacattgtacgagctctcatataccaatgcactataagcaatcaactacttctgtgacgacacgtttcactttcgtgttatactgattcttatgacagagtgatcagccatctttttccttttcctgGCACGTCTGCCGTTTCTCGCAATGATATTTCGCCTTGACCGCAGCACCACCGAAACGTCTTTGCACCACCACGGCCGCGGCACCACTTTAAACAGATTCTTTGCACTCTCACGAGTAGGCAGCGCCATATTTCTTTGTAACAGCGACAAACCTTAAACTTCTGCCCTACGATTCAGCAGTGCGTATAAGACTTCGCACATCATAATGTGCACCATCATATGCTAAACACCTGCTTTGCAATGCCCTAGAACACAGCCAGTCTATCTAAACATTATAAGAAAGGCTGGATTGAAACTGCCTGCCTGAAAACTAACCGATGGGTGACGGATAAGGTTGCAGAGTCATTGCTGCAGCACTTCTTGCACGAAGCCCATTTGGAAGCTTTTGACTCATTTATTCCTACGACTTGTGGTGAACCACTGCGCATAAAAGAAGCTGCGGTTCAAAAGGCAATACAGTAAGGCGGCAGCACATATTCCAACGATTTTTTTTAAGACTTAGTACCAAGACGTATTGCGAGCGACGAAGTGCGAGATAAGTGAAAGAACTTGCTGCAAGTCTTTTCCTTCGCGTTTGCTTGCAGACGAAACTCGCAAATCAGCACCATATTTTATTCAAAGATGCATTGTTGTGTGGCACAACAAGACGAAAGAGCAAGATAAAGTGATTAAAACTCATCGTGGTAACAGCGTGCAAAGCGTTACGTGCGCTACCCTATCGTCTAAACGGAACAAAGCATAAAATCAAGCATGCTGAACAAAATGAGTGTACGCTAAAAACTTGGATAAAAACTGTCACACGTAACATATTGAGCTTCTGCCGCAGCACTCTGTTTATGCTCCTGACCTCACAAAAATGCCATGAAGAAATGGTAATAAAATGAATGCAACGTAGTTTGTGAGTCCAGCGAAAGCTGGCAACAAAGTTGCACTTTCAGTCACGCATCACACAGCGAACTTGATGCACTGGTTACGGGCTGCTTAAGTCGACGTCGGAGAAGCTGTCTGCTGGAGACAGCACGCGAACGTCTTTCAACTTCGCGGTTGCACCCTTCGCACCCGTAGGAACAGTGCCATCGCGGCCAAGGTCGTTCCACGAATTTGCGTACATGTGAGACATAGGGTGTTCGCACAACACGAACACGTTGTTCTCGACGCCTGTGAGAGCTCTGTTGATCCTAGCTTTCTTGTAGCAACATTTAGTGCACCGCTGACACCAACAGCAGCAACATATAGGGGCAAGGAGCACGAATACGCCGAGGCCTATGCCAGTCAGTCCCTTCAGTCCCAGCGCGCTGCCTCTGGGGCGGGGCGGCTCGTTAGGTGGGTCAGATGAGCGAACGGTGGTAACCTCCGAGTCCTCAACGTCGACTATTTCGGAATACACAGCAATTTCACAGATGGAGAGCGAGCCGAATTCGTTGATGTGGACGCTCACGAAACGGCCGCTGTCTGCGGAGACGCAGGGCAAGTACAGGGAACGACCGGGCTTCACATTTCCTTTGAAAACGTTACACACCGAGTTCTGGAATGCCGTGGACGAGTTACCGACGCGCACCATCACCGAAACCGCGACGGAAGAAGGTGGCAGGTCGAGCTTCACCACGCTGATGGGCAGTGCTTGCCGAAGGTCGACCATGTACCAAGGAGACAAATGACTGAGCGTAACGCCGCATGTCGTTCGGTTCCCGTCCATCGCCAGCTTTGGGTCGCTTCGCGGCTGTGATGAATACACGGCCTTGGTTGCCGCGACATCTGCGACGCAGTAAGGCAGGCCTTCAGGATGCCATCTGCCGTTGGCCAAGCACACACGACGGTTCCTGCCCAGCATCTGGAAGCCCTTCTTGCAGGCGTACGTTACCTCCGTGCCAGCAGTGACATTCTTCGGGATCTCTCCTCGTGCGTACACTCCGTTCCTTGGAAGACCTCGCAAGGGGCAACACAGCATCTGCTCGCCTAGAAATAGGAGCAACAATAAACTAACTTCTTTCATGATGCTTACGAATAATGGGATATTCTGGTAGAAAACGCTGCGAAGTTTTTGAACGTCGCTTTGGTATCTCCGAGGGCCACCCGCGACAAGTAACGCACGCCTGGAAATACGCTATACGCAAGATACTTTCGTAACACTGCAATACACGTCACGAGCTGTGCCCACGGGCTGCGGCGCGAGTATGCCTTATCCGGCGGCTTTGAACGGCCCACAAGATCTTTTCTGACTGACAGCGACGCTCGAGTTAAGGTAGCAATTTTATACTGCTTTACGACGCGCGCGTTCTTAGCGCCCCCTGTTAACACTTAGCTGAAAACACGTCAATACGAGAGCTGCTGAGGATATTCAAGGCGGCTGCGCGTGGCTTTTCCAAACTGACTGCAGTGCATGGTTCACGCTGAAAGCAAGCGCTGAGCCCATGCGCATGATTACTTCACTGTCGTCACTTGCACTGTCTCGTCTACATAAGAAGCTCAAAATGGCCACTTTAAAGTTAATTCTGCAGGTTGAAAGGGCATCTGCAGCGGGGAAGAAACGGCTAAAGTTGGTCTCCTAAGACTCACCGCTACTAAGGCTCATGGGGTCAGCGACTGCTTTCgaaggtgcaaaattttttcCTATGAAGTCAGGACAATGTAGGTGGTCAATCTTACACGTAGTAACCCATGTCGCGAGATCAGCTCCTTCGAATGCGCTATACCAGTCACTGGTAATTTAGCCGAAATATCAGAGCGTATCTTTGTTTCTCAGTGTAATCGTAGCAGTCAAAGCTGAGCATTGTTATCGCCGGTATGCGATTCAAGCGGATTGGCACTAAAGGTTCTGTAACACATGGCCGAAACCCCTCTGGCCGAAACCCTGGCAAGCGTTAGTTCCGGATAGCGAAGAACAAGGACAATCAAATACATAAATACAGCTGGAAAACGTAATTGACTAACGTGTGGTGCCTGCACGCTGTTTCACGGCAGCCTTACGGCAAGCGCGTAAGCTACTGCGCATGTATCCAGTGATATTTTAATTTTACGTATAATGGTTCCATGTGAACGGTGACGAGGTTATACGTGGCTACATATCTGTTATGACAGGCTGCGtaaacacacacagagagagagagacagagaaacgaGATTATGCATACGTCCACAAAATAAAAAGAATGCTTCGGCGTACCTTCGATGAAAGGTAATGGACAACGCAGAAATATTCTGCCAGTGCGCTAGCAAGATAATTTTCCAGCCAAAGGTGCTTATctagggtgctattctggacatcgtcaaattccgccattggtcgaCTCTGACTGGCCCAGAGGGATGGGGAtactacggcctctctgattggcttaaaatgccactattacaaaatttgacaatatggcggaatttgatagtgtccagaatagcacccctagACGTTGCGCCATTTTCTAAGAAGCCTATTTAGCCGTCACAAATTTCTTCCAACGCGCTTGATTTTTTATCTAGTTTAATGCAGCTTACGTGACTGACCAAGGGTGAAGAGCGCGCGTTCTAGTCTGCGTTATCGCTATCTCGTGAAATACAAGTTGCTAAGCACAACTCAGCTAGCAACGAAGTGATCGGACTTCGCCGATAGGTTTGAATGTCTTATTTTCCAGCCAACTTTTGTCGTTCGGTAGCTGCACGGAAGAGAGCGCTCATTATTTTGCAAGTTGTCTATAAATGCGcgcgctgacatcgcaataaTTCTATTACAGTATCTATCTCGGTTCTCAACCCGGTGAATacatgggcttgttggtggtggGTCATTCCTTAAGCTTCGTTGTAGCGTGGCAAGGGACGTAGACAccagaaagaaacgtacgacggcacatagcgctgtgtgttgtcgtacgtttctttctcAACTGTCACGAGCAACCGCCACCAGCAAATCAGTCAACAATGAATGAACGAAATGTATGCTCGCAATTCGCCTCCGCTGGTCAAGCAATGTTGCCATGAAATCTGCCGAACCTCTCTTGcctgtgacacacacacacacacacacacacacacacacacacacacacacacacacacacacacacacacacacacacacacacacacacacacacacacacacacacacaaagagagggGAAAATCTCCCAGAAATTTACCTGAACGATAGTAAAGCagcatatttttgttttcgtctATAAATCCAGCAAATGTTAGTCATCCCGGAAAATAAAGGTTAATAAAAAATGTAAAAACCTGATGGTATTTCTTTGGACTTTCTGATTAAAAGAAATATGACCACTGCGAGCATGAAACTCTGATAAAATATTATGAACAGCGTATTTGAGGTAGAGACTTGCTCCGATatttaaaagaataaaaaaagtcaTGCCCACATTTGAATTTATGGACAAATTGTCATCATTTAACTCATTACAAAGAGACTTGTGGAAATTTTCTAAGAATAATCAGCACGAAACCGGCACCACCACTGGAACTTATGCAAATTTCATTCTTCTGCAGAAGCACCTTACCCTAAAATTTAGGAAAAACTGCCGAAAGGTAAAAAAAGGTAAATGTTCCGCGGATATCTATGCTGagacagctccccccccccccgcccccccacaACTACCTTAAAAAGAAGTCTTCGCTTGACGTTCGTGTAAGCTACTGATTGCTACGTACTGGTCTTCGTAGAAAAtggaataatataggtcttccaCATCCATCGCGAATACTGTGTTCGCTGTAACTCTCGACATCAAGGCGTCAGTGACAACCTCAGAACGGTTGATGATCCGCTGTTGCGAGGGTGTTCAAAGAACGTTCGCTCTATTTTCTGTCATACACCTTCTTAACTCACAATGACTCCCAAGGAATTCTCGAGTTTGTGCACTTTCATTTTGAAAAACGCAGACAGCACGTCAAACTTGCTCCTCCTGCGGCCTCCTTACGACACTCCAGGTTAAGCCTTTTAACAAGCCTAAGAGCCTTTGTTTTCGCCTTTTCTGGAATCTCGCGCAACGTGGTAAAGGTCTTATTTAAAGCCTTTTTCGGACTTGCTAAACGAAGCGTTGAAGAGGACACTAAACCGACCTCCCTTGTCGGACTGCATGCGAAATGTTCAGGCCATGGTCGACAGTGAAACGCACCACAGACCGCGTAGCCTTTTCGGTGTGGCATGGCTTGTCACAGATTTTGGCAGCTGATCAGCCAATTAATATTAATTCCTGCAGCCTCGGGTGGCAGTCTTCTGATGCATATTAGGCAGTGCAGTGCCCCTTTCCACAATGCTTCTACGCGCGCGCCGAGTGCGCCGTGCATCGACGCGCCGCGCGGCTTTATGTGTGCGTGCGCCTGTGTGTCGTTCCCGAACAGCAGGGTGCCTTCGGCGACGCTGATGGTTCCGAGAACTTCAGAGGCGAGCGCGAAGCCACGAACcgctcctcctccttctccgAGGGCACAAAGGATGTACCCGGACTTCCTTCACACTTTAGTCTTCGTTTATCTGCCCGAGAATTCGCGCCGATTTTTTACGGTGTCGAGAGCTCTTTGACTCACTAACCCATTGCTTTGTATTCCCAGTGACCTAATTGAAAGTTTTGGTTTAAACAAAAAAGTTCAATGCATTTCGCCCTTTATCTGGCTCGCTAGTAACACGCTTTTCGAATTCCATTAGAAAAGCCACAGCGAGGCCAGCATAGTTTCACTCCTTAAAAGCATAGGCAGGCCAATTAAGACACAACATGAAAAGGGAAAATGGAAGCACAGAATTCCTGCAAACTTCGCCTGAACAAGTAATGACGATAAAGGGGCTTCGCGAACAAATGCGTGAACGCGACATCTATATTTTGCCGAAAAAAAGTAGTTTCTAGGTAGCGTTGCGTGTTCGATGTGATTCCTTCCAAATTACTTGCAGTTGTGTAACCTTTCCTCCGTTTGGCCTTGAGGGACGTCGGTTCTATGAAACTCCATTGTTAGTCCAGCATTCTCCCTGttctttcgtctgtgtcttcgtcGTCGTTTTCTCCTGGTCTCATTACGCTGACATTCCGCTACGTAATACCATGTACCGATTTCCGTGCGTCTTGTGTGCCTTCTTCTCTGTGGTGTCGTCTCGCGCTGTAAATATGGAAGccgaaaccaactcgcccaacatattcTTTTTGTGGGGCCATGTACCAACTCGCAAAGCAAGCCACTCCGTAAACGTGCTTCTGGTTTCTCGGTGCGCGAGTATGATGTCTGCGGATTGGCTCACCGGGTTTACGTGTCACGCTGACGTTACGACGAGTTTAAAGGGCGCTGTCACTGaataaagaaagggagagagagaaagaccagAGACGCATGCATGGCACGAGTGAATAACAACTGTAGCCCTTCTTCCCTCCTAAAAGCTATAGCGCTTCGCTTCAAGACTTTTGGTGCGTGAATCAGGTTACGTAACATCAATCTACTTACAAAAATGAGAGCGCGCAATTTTATCCATCTTTCCTTTGTTGCATCTTGTGAGATGCATCTAGTGAGGTGTGCACTCGTTCGAAAGCCTCATAAGCTGGCGACATTTCAACTAAGCGGGACAAGCACGAAACGGTAAAATCTCAACTCGTTTAGTGCACCCTTTTCGATGgttgctgcactttttttttcctttcttctgccTGGGCTTGGTGCACCTCACCAGTGTAGAAAAGTGCCGATGGTGGACCGTGTCCATGCGGATTGAGACGTCGTGCAGTACAGCCACCCTTTTCGACTCATTTCCTAAATTAATCGAATAATAACCATTTTCCCTCTGTCTCTCTGTCATGTTCAGTCACTATTACGCCAACACCGCAAGTGACATCGCTATCGCCAGCGCGACGCAGTCACCATAGAAAACAACAAAGAGAAACcggaaaatgaaatgaaaaatgacCCTTTGCATTATCTGGCCTGggctccctttctttttcttgaatGCAAGCAAAACGGAAACCGtaagaaagaggaggaggaggagataaGGAGGGCGAAAAAGATTCGGAGCGCTGTGGAAGCGGACGCCTCTACAGCGCTGTCAAACAATTTGCGAGAGACGATGCCTATCGGTACGTACTCAGCAGCGGAGCTAATTGAGGCTTGTCTAGACGGTCGCGTTGGGCACAGCCAGACAAAAATACGGAGCGCAAAATTGTGGCCAAAAGCTATGCACCGAGCAACTAGTTACGTAGCCACCTTGCCTTTCCCCAGTCGCCTGAAGTAGAGGTCAGGGGAAAGGCAAAGGGACAGCTGAAGTGTGGCTGCAGCCTGATAATAGCCTGATATACCGTGATGTCTGTAAAACCTCTACACGTTAACttaagaacgaagaaaaaaaattgagtggACGGCGAAGCGTCCTAATCTGAACAGCGGGTTCCCGCAAAGTTTTCAGCCACCACATGACAAGAAAGTTAACTCATAAGATTAGTGCAGCTAAGAGGTAAATGAAATAGGAAGCTCAAAGAtacaaaatgcaggcggcgagaGATAATTATGTGCTTTGAATGTTGGTAGCTTGCCTTACAATTTGCTCAAGTGAATAACGCTGAACAATTGAGACGACCAAATGCAATCGCTAGTTTGGCTGCCCGTTTATAGACGGTGTAGAACTTCATGGATATAACCCTGTAATTTGACAATCTAAATAATCAGGCCCGAGTGCTGGTGCGCTGCAAGAGCGACATCGTAGACGCACGGCACTTATAGCATCAGCATCCGGATTGACTCGTAGACATTGCAATACGTTATTTTGCCTTTAAATACGAATGTCTCAACAACACACACGTGCTGCCTCTCAGACCTTTCAGACTGAAGCCGTGCAAAGCTGGACGAAGATGGTGCATGCTAAAATATATGCATATAACCAGCAGCAGACATAAATGCGCGTCTTCCTCTTCTCCCTGTGTATTCTTGTCTTCCGCGGGCCCTTTTTAGGGCGTTTTCAAACTGCTTCACATTCAGCAACatctcatgctcacttccggggcAGCTACTTCCACGCGCAGCGTTACACCTTATGACAAATAACTGTGTGACGAATTGGTGTAATCTCGGCCTGGCGCAAACCTGTTTCAGCGCCGCCACAAGTATCCCTCAGTCCCCACTCCGAACACCTGCTGCTGAAACGCCGTGCAACGTATTCGCACTTGGAGCTTTCGAGGGCAATATTTCTTGCTGCTTCCCGCTGTCAGTGTATCTTATATAGTTTTCAGCAGCAGCTCAGCTTGGCGCTTTCTACGTGCGGGAAGCCCATTACAgttattttcttttcctcttgtctCGTGAGAGCTCCGACGAGCGCGTCGTCCCGCACAACGACGGACTGCGACCAGCCTCGCGTTTCGCCGCTGGTGTCCCAGGAACGGGGATGACGCTGCCCGATAAGTGGCGACCTTGGAGGAGACAAAGAGAGAGGTTCGCAAATGGCCCGCACAGGTACAGAAGGAACCGCACGGAACCAAGCACCTTCCGAAGAAGCGAGCCGCTGCCTCCGCTCTGCATTGAGACGTTGTTGCAGAAGCTCGGAGGCCCCGGGGCCCCCGGTGAAAGATCGTTCCGGCGGGCAAACACTCGGCAGCACGCGGTGCGCTGCGCCTTCGGCCAGCCGGAGGGCAGGGGGATCcatttgtacccccccccccctatcctcCCCCCCTCAAACCTTCCCCCCGTTGCCCCTTCGGGGGCATTCCTCGACGCGGACATTGCCTCCTCCTTTCTCTACGAGGGGCCTGGTTGCATAAAAGGGCCCCGAGTCCTGCCGGTAGACAGAGTGCACCTTAAACCTGCCCGTGGAACAGACGGCCGATTATTCAGTCCCTTGAATACTTGGATCTCCAAACACAGCCATGAAAGCAGCGGTGAGTGCCAGGTACTTTCTTTGTGTTAAATACAACGGTGACCTAAGGGGACACAGCCTATAGTTAAGCAGTAGCTATAAATGTTTGTCCGGCAGCGACCACTTGTCAGTAAACACCTGTTGTTATACACCAGCCGAGCGTCGCGGTTCGGTATGACAGCAACTGTGACCTGCAAAGTCGCTTGTTTGACTCATACGTACGTGCCTTTAATGTTTTCCCGGTAAGCAGTGGAACGACCGAAGTAATAGTACCGCGCGGGAAATAATAGCGTTACGTTGTTCGCGCTAATGTAACTTACTATAACTGTATGATTTCACATCGACTAGACAACCTGCCAATTTTTTCACGCCCATGGAAACCACGTCCCATACAGATTCGCGAAGCCATGGCTGTTCCCGCTGTATTAAATGCCCTATCTTCCCGTTTCCCCGATCCTCCTTTTGCTTTTCCAGTTCTTCGTCATCCTATCGCTGGCGCTCGCAGCAGCAGCCTTCGCTACCATCGGCGTAGGCCTGAACCTTGGCTATGGCGTCGCTGCCCCATATGGTGGCTATGGTGGATACAGACCATACGGCTACAGGCCCTACGGCTACGGCGGTTATGGCTACGGCTACAGGCCCTACGGCTACGGCGGCGTCGGTTATGGCTACAGGCCGTACGGTGTCGCCTACGGCTACCCTGGCTACGTTGTTGGCTAGTGCAATGGCAACACAGCGCGCACATTTTTTCAGGTATGTGATtaatgcgcttttttttcttaacgctagtAATGATTGAAAAATGCCTCCAACTCAGCGCGCAAATTGCAGTGATCACGCATGGCCTGCGGACGTCTTACAATACTAAAGGGAAGTGTGAAAGACAAGATATAAGCAAAGAACTGCTTCGTGCTCtctgttttcctttattttttctttgccgttCACGTATTTTATTattactgagaaaaaaaaaacgcaatgtgAGAAACGCTGGCTCATGCGCATCGCATGCACTGATGTCTGCAGAGATGACGGATCTCCTTTTTACTATTTGTATGGACGCCAGGAATGTATTTACACGTTAATCAAGACCATATTACTATGCTTAAATGACCAACTTGTTGTAAAAATGAAACGCTTTAATATATATCAGTGGCGTTGGCAAATGTCTTCAAATACAGcgcagagagagagcgagagaagaaTCAAAGGGCAAATAGATCATTAGACTTTGTCAAGCATGGTATCCTATATTTGTTGGCAGCGCAGAATCAGGTGGTAGCAGGGGACGaaggtgtgtatatatatatatatatatatatatatatatatatatatatatatatatatatatatatatattatatatatatataattatggcagcttcgcactagtggtgccaagcctgaaggaagagcgcagctggggtggcctttcttgtgtccctctattttttctatctttcttctctttctttatctttctttctgttgcttttatctatttttgtatctgtttctttctattgctttctttctctctctatctatttctctttctcgctctttctatctttatttcctttcttccctttctctctctctctctctctctcttcctttgtttccctttatttctctatttccttctctttctgtctagaTTTCtgcttttcctatctctttttcgtgtctgtttctttctttctttctttctttctcgttttctcactttctgtgtctttctctgtctttctatcttttatgtctttatttctctctagttttctctttctttctatcacttcttcgctctctctctctctctctgtgcttttCTGACTTCTTATCTTCTTATGGCTcgccgccgtcacttcgcagccatgtcttgggctaactgttgtcttcttcagttttagtggaccattggtcagtagtgggatttgcctaatttttgtggcacatacctgtggatgatgatgatagttttctggtgaccaTGGACATTTTACGGGCGGCTataacagcttccctgttaaaagaTAAGATGAAACTAAATTAACCGTAAACATAAAAAAGAAGCTTGGCTTTTATGCATACGCATTGAACAACAATAAATAAAGCGTAACGTCTTCTGAAACGCAGCC includes these proteins:
- the LOC119387674 gene encoding prismalin-14-like, with the protein product MKAAFFVILSLALAAAAFATIGVGLNLGYGVAAPYGGYGGYRPYGYRPYGYGGYGYGYRPYGYGGVGYGYRPYGVAYGYPGYVVG
- the LOC119372146 gene encoding uncharacterized protein LOC119372146, producing the protein MKEVSLLLLLFLGEQMLCCPLRGLPRNGVYARGEIPKNVTAGTEVTYACKKGFQMLGRNRRVCLANGRWHPEGLPYCVADVAATKAVYSSQPRSDPKLAMDGNRTTCGVTLSHLSPWYMVDLRQALPISVVKLDLPPSSVAVSVMVRVGNSSTAFQNSVCNVFKGNVKPGRSLYLPCVSADSGRFVSVHINEFGSLSICEIAVYSEIVDVEDSEVTTVRSSDPPNEPPRPRGSALGLKGLTGIGLGVFVLLAPICCCCWCQRCTKCCYKKARINRALTGVENNVFVLCEHPMSHMYANSWNDLGRDGTVPTGAKGATAKLKDVRVLSPADSFSDVDLSSP